The following are encoded together in the Streptococcus oralis genome:
- the dapB gene encoding 4-hydroxy-tetrahydrodipicolinate reductase gives MSIRVIIAGFKGKMGQAACQMVLADPDLDLVAVLDPFESESEWQGIPVFNDKAALAGFEAHVWVDFTTPAVAYENTRFALENGFAPVVGTTGFTSEEIAELKAFSREQDLGGLIAPNFALGAVLLMQFAAQAAKYFPNVEIIELHHDKKKDAPSGTAIKTAELMAEVRESIQQGAPDEEELIAGARGADFDGMRIHSVRLPGLVAHQEVIFGNQGEGLTLRHDSYDRSSFMTGVNLGIKEVVKRHELVYGLEHLL, from the coding sequence ATGAGTATTCGAGTAATTATTGCCGGTTTTAAGGGAAAGATGGGTCAAGCTGCTTGTCAGATGGTCTTGGCTGATCCAGACTTGGACTTGGTCGCAGTTTTGGATCCGTTTGAGTCTGAGTCAGAGTGGCAGGGAATTCCTGTCTTCAATGATAAGGCTGCCTTGGCTGGTTTTGAAGCGCATGTCTGGGTAGACTTTACAACACCAGCCGTTGCTTACGAAAATACGCGCTTTGCCCTTGAAAATGGCTTTGCTCCAGTAGTTGGAACAACAGGATTTACTAGTGAAGAAATTGCAGAACTAAAAGCATTTTCCCGTGAACAAGATTTGGGTGGCTTGATTGCCCCTAACTTTGCCTTGGGAGCTGTCTTGCTGATGCAATTTGCGGCGCAGGCTGCCAAATATTTCCCAAATGTGGAGATTATCGAGCTCCATCATGACAAGAAAAAAGATGCTCCGAGTGGAACAGCCATTAAAACAGCTGAGTTGATGGCAGAAGTTCGAGAGTCTATCCAGCAAGGTGCGCCTGATGAGGAAGAATTGATTGCTGGTGCCCGTGGTGCTGACTTTGATGGCATGCGGATCCACTCAGTTCGTCTACCAGGCTTGGTAGCCCATCAGGAAGTCATCTTTGGCAATCAGGGAGAAGGATTGACCCTCCGTCATGACTCCTATGATCGTAGCTCCTTCATGACAGGGGTCAATTTGGGAATCAAAGAAGTTGTCAAGCGTCATGAGCTTGTCTATGGATTAGAACACTTATTATGA
- a CDS encoding CCA tRNA nucleotidyltransferase: MRLTQMPSEFQKALPVLEKIKEAGFEAYFVGGSVRDALLNRPIHDVDIATSSYPEETKQIFPRTADIGIEHGTVLVLDGDEEYEVTTFRTEDVYVDYRRPSAVSFVRSLEEDLKRRDFTVNAFALDETGEIIDLFHGLEDLENQVLRAVGVASERFNEDALRIMRGFRFQASLGFKLESETFEAMKTLTPLLEKISVERTFVEFDKLLLAPFWRVGLSSMIESQAYDYLPDMAGSQDKLNRLFDLEGDFTFESSEQAWAALLWALEIKDAQPFLKAWKTSRQFAKQVQDLLTILTLREEGELSKRDCYRFDLDSLLQAESLRQAQGKEVNPQTIKETYQSLTIHDKKEIQINGGILIKEYGYQPGPDLGEILTEIEFAIVDGELENDRQAIHAYLREKK, translated from the coding sequence ATGAGATTAACGCAAATGCCTTCTGAATTTCAGAAGGCTTTACCAGTATTAGAAAAAATTAAAGAAGCAGGCTTTGAGGCCTATTTTGTTGGGGGCTCTGTTCGAGATGCCCTCCTCAATCGTCCCATCCACGATGTGGATATCGCGACTTCTTCCTATCCAGAGGAGACCAAGCAGATTTTTCCGCGAACAGCTGATATCGGAATCGAGCACGGAACTGTCTTAGTTTTAGATGGTGACGAGGAGTATGAGGTAACCACCTTTCGGACAGAAGATGTCTATGTAGACTATCGCAGACCCAGTGCGGTTTCCTTTGTGCGCTCGCTAGAAGAGGACCTCAAGCGCCGTGATTTCACAGTCAACGCCTTTGCCTTGGACGAGACAGGGGAAATCATTGACTTGTTTCATGGTTTAGAGGATTTGGAAAACCAAGTCTTGCGAGCAGTTGGAGTAGCTAGTGAGCGCTTCAATGAAGATGCTCTGCGGATTATGCGTGGTTTCCGGTTTCAGGCCAGTCTAGGTTTTAAACTTGAGTCAGAAACTTTTGAGGCGATGAAGACTTTGACGCCACTCTTGGAGAAAATTTCTGTGGAGCGCACCTTCGTTGAGTTTGATAAACTATTGCTGGCACCTTTTTGGCGAGTTGGTCTGTCTTCCATGATTGAAAGTCAAGCTTATGACTATCTTCCAGATATGGCAGGAAGCCAAGACAAGCTCAACAGACTGTTTGATTTAGAGGGGGATTTCACTTTTGAATCTTCCGAACAAGCTTGGGCGGCTCTATTGTGGGCTTTGGAGATTAAAGATGCACAGCCATTTTTGAAAGCTTGGAAGACCTCACGCCAGTTTGCCAAGCAAGTACAGGATTTGCTGACTATTTTGACTTTGCGAGAAGAAGGAGAGCTGAGCAAGCGCGATTGTTACCGCTTTGATTTGGATTCCCTTCTACAAGCCGAAAGTCTTCGTCAGGCTCAAGGGAAAGAAGTCAACCCACAAACCATCAAAGAAACTTACCAGAGTTTGACCATTCATGATAAGAAAGAAATTCAGATTAACGGTGGCATTTTGATTAAGGAATATGGTTACCAGCCAGGACCAGACTTGGGAGAGATTTTAACAGAGATTGAGTTTGCCATTGTCGATGGAGAATTGGAAAATGATCGTCAAGCAATCCATGCTTACCTGAGGGAGAAAAAATGA
- a CDS encoding ABC-F family ATP-binding cassette domain-containing protein yields the protein MSDFIVEKLSKSVGDKTVFKDISFIIHDLDRIGLIGVNGTGKTTLLDVLSGVSGFDGDVSPFSAKNDYKIGYLTQNPDFDDNKTVLDTVLSSDLKEIQLIREYELIMLNYSEDKQAPLERVMAEMDSLQAWEIESQVKTVLSKLGIQDLSTPVGELSGGLRRRVQLAQVLLGNHDLLLLDEPTNHLDIATIEWLTLFLKNSKKTVLFITHDRYFLDALSTRIFELDRAGLTEYQGNYQDYVRLKAEQDERDAALLHKKEQLYKQELAWMRRQPQARATKQQARINRFHDLKKEVSGGVAETDLTMNFETSRIGKKVIEFQNVSFAYENKPILQDFNLLVQAKDRIGIVGDNGVGKSTLLNLIAGSLEPTKGQVIIGETVRIAYFSQQIEGLDESKRVINYLQEVAEEVKTSGGSTTSIAELLEQFLFPRSTHGTLIEKLSGGEKKRLYLLKLLLEKPNVLLLDEPTNDLDIATLTVLENFLQSFSGPVLTVSHDRYFLDKVATKILAFENGKIRPFFGHYTDYLDEKNFETDIANQVQKAEKEKVVKVREDKKRMTYQEKQEWGSIEGDIEALENRIAAIEEEMQANGSDFGKLATLQKELDEKNEALLEKYERYEYLSELA from the coding sequence ATGAGTGATTTTATCGTTGAAAAACTAAGCAAATCCGTTGGAGACAAGACCGTTTTTAAGGATATTTCCTTTATCATCCATGACTTGGACAGAATCGGTCTAATCGGTGTCAATGGGACGGGTAAGACCACCCTTTTAGACGTCCTTTCTGGCGTTTCTGGCTTTGATGGGGATGTCAGTCCCTTTTCGGCTAAGAATGACTACAAGATTGGCTACTTGACCCAGAATCCTGATTTTGATGATAACAAGACGGTCTTGGATACGGTTCTCTCCAGCGACCTCAAGGAAATCCAGCTCATTCGTGAGTATGAGTTAATCATGCTCAACTACAGTGAGGACAAGCAGGCTCCTTTGGAACGGGTCATGGCAGAGATGGATTCTCTCCAAGCCTGGGAAATTGAAAGCCAGGTCAAGACGGTCCTCAGTAAGCTAGGTATTCAGGACTTGTCGACTCCAGTTGGTGAATTGTCAGGTGGTCTAAGAAGACGGGTTCAGTTGGCGCAAGTTCTCCTAGGAAACCACGACCTCTTGCTTCTGGACGAGCCGACTAACCATTTGGATATTGCGACCATTGAGTGGCTGACTCTTTTTTTGAAAAATTCCAAGAAGACCGTTCTCTTTATCACACATGATCGTTATTTCCTAGATGCACTATCAACGCGGATTTTCGAGTTGGACCGAGCAGGCTTGACCGAGTATCAGGGAAATTATCAGGACTATGTTCGCCTCAAGGCTGAACAAGATGAGCGTGACGCTGCCCTTCTCCACAAGAAAGAACAACTCTACAAACAAGAACTGGCCTGGATGCGCAGACAACCGCAGGCGCGTGCGACCAAGCAACAAGCTCGTATCAATCGTTTCCACGATTTGAAAAAGGAAGTTTCAGGTGGCGTTGCTGAAACAGACTTGACCATGAACTTTGAAACCAGTCGGATTGGGAAAAAAGTCATTGAGTTTCAGAATGTTTCCTTCGCCTATGAAAACAAGCCCATTTTGCAAGATTTTAATCTATTGGTGCAAGCCAAAGACCGTATCGGAATCGTTGGGGACAACGGTGTCGGGAAGTCAACTCTGCTTAATCTCATCGCAGGAAGTCTTGAGCCGACTAAAGGTCAAGTTATCATCGGTGAGACGGTTCGCATCGCCTATTTTTCTCAACAAATTGAAGGTTTGGATGAAAGCAAACGGGTTATCAATTACCTGCAGGAAGTAGCAGAAGAGGTTAAGACCAGTGGTGGTTCTACGACTTCCATTGCAGAGTTGCTAGAGCAGTTTCTCTTCCCACGTTCGACGCATGGAACCTTGATTGAGAAATTGTCTGGTGGAGAGAAAAAACGCCTTTATCTTCTCAAATTGCTTTTGGAAAAACCCAATGTTCTTCTTTTGGACGAGCCGACAAATGACCTAGATATTGCGACCTTGACAGTTTTGGAAAATTTCTTGCAGAGCTTTTCAGGTCCTGTCTTGACAGTTAGCCACGATCGTTATTTCTTGGATAAGGTAGCGACCAAGATTCTCGCCTTTGAGAATGGCAAGATTCGTCCTTTCTTTGGTCATTACACCGACTACCTTGATGAAAAAAACTTTGAAACTGATATAGCCAATCAAGTTCAAAAGGCCGAAAAGGAAAAAGTGGTCAAGGTCCGTGAAGATAAGAAACGCATGACCTACCAAGAAAAGCAGGAGTGGGGAAGCATTGAAGGGGATATTGAAGCCTTGGAAAATCGTATTGCTGCTATTGAAGAAGAAATGCAGGCAAATGGCTCTGACTTTGGTAAGCTGGCTACTCTCCAAAAAGAACTGGATGAGAAAAACGAAGCACTCCTTGAAAAATACGAACGTTATGAATATTTAAGTGAGTTGGCATGA
- the mntE gene encoding CDF family manganese efflux transporter MntE, with product MNQSMSNLKLAERGAIISISTYLLLSAAKLATGHLLHSSSLVADGFNNVSDIIGNVALLIGIRMARQPADRDHRFGHWKIEDLASLITSIIMFYVGFDVLRDTIQKILSREQTPIDPLGAILGIISAAVMFAVYLYNTRLSKKSKSKALKAAAKDNLSDAVTSLGTSIAILASSFNYPIVDKLVAIIITFFILKTAYDIFIESSFSLSDGFDDRLLEDYQKAIMEIPKISKVKSQRGRTYGSNIYLDITLEMNPDLSVYESHEIADQVESMLEERFGVFDTDVHIEPAPIPEDEILDNVYKKLLMREQLIDQGNQLEELLAEDFLYIRQDGEQMDKVAYQAEKELKAAIKDIQITSISQKTKLICYELDGIVHTSIWRRHETWQNIFHQETKKEDKQ from the coding sequence ATGAACCAATCCATGTCAAATCTCAAATTGGCAGAACGTGGAGCCATTATCAGTATTTCAACCTACCTCCTCTTGTCTGCGGCAAAATTGGCAACTGGTCACCTCCTGCATTCTTCCAGTTTGGTGGCAGATGGTTTCAACAACGTATCCGATATTATCGGAAACGTTGCCCTCTTGATTGGGATTCGGATGGCCCGCCAACCTGCAGACCGTGACCATCGCTTTGGTCACTGGAAGATTGAAGATTTGGCTAGCTTGATTACTTCCATCATCATGTTCTATGTTGGTTTTGATGTGCTTCGGGACACCATTCAGAAAATCCTCAGTCGGGAACAAACACCTATTGATCCTTTGGGAGCGATTCTAGGAATCATTTCAGCAGCGGTCATGTTTGCTGTTTATCTCTATAACACACGCCTCAGTAAGAAATCGAAATCCAAAGCTCTCAAGGCAGCTGCTAAGGACAATCTTTCTGATGCTGTCACCTCGCTTGGGACTTCCATTGCTATCTTAGCCAGCAGTTTCAATTATCCTATCGTGGATAAATTGGTCGCTATTATCATCACCTTCTTTATCTTAAAAACAGCCTATGATATCTTTATCGAGTCTTCCTTCAGTCTTTCAGATGGTTTTGATGACCGTCTGCTAGAGGACTACCAAAAGGCCATCATGGAGATTCCAAAGATTAGTAAGGTCAAGTCCCAAAGAGGGCGTACCTACGGTAGCAATATCTACCTTGATATCACCTTAGAAATGAATCCCGACTTATCAGTCTATGAGAGTCACGAAATTGCAGACCAGGTCGAATCCATGCTGGAAGAGCGCTTTGGAGTCTTTGATACCGATGTCCATATCGAGCCAGCTCCCATACCTGAGGACGAGATTTTAGACAATGTCTACAAAAAACTGCTCATGCGTGAGCAATTGATTGACCAAGGAAATCAGCTAGAAGAACTCCTTGCTGAGGACTTTCTCTATATCCGTCAAGATGGAGAGCAGATGGATAAAGTCGCTTATCAAGCCGAAAAAGAACTTAAAGCTGCTATTAAGGATATTCAAATCACTTCCATTAGTCAGAAAACCAAGCTCATTTGCTATGAGCTAGATGGCATCGTCCACACCAGTATCTGGCGTCGCCATGAGACTTGGCAAAACATCTTCCATCAGGAAACTAAAAAAGAAGACAAACAGTGA